AATCATCAGTCCGGGTAGCCGAGTGGAGTTGGGTGGCCTGGCGGGACAGGGGATCGTGGGACTGAGTGGAACGGCGCTTGATTGGCGCTTGAGTTTTCCCGATGCTGTAGCGCGTTCAGATGTTTCCCTCAGCAACAGATCTCTTGTAGACGTGCGTGGTGAGGATGGCGGGAGCATTGCCATCACGCCTCGGAACTTAAGCTTGAGCCAAGGAAGTCTAATTTGGGTAGGAATCAAAGACGGGTTGGGCAACGCTAGAGCGCAAGCGGGAGATATGCAGCTTGATACCACAGGAGCAATCAGCATAGCTGATGATAGCTTCATCGCCAGCCAAGTGGGTCCTGGAAGTACGGGTAATGCAGGTAACATCAACATCACGACTGGGTCGCTTTTTGTTACAGAAAATGCTCAAATAGGTTCCAACACACAGGGGCAGGGGAATGCAGGCAGTATAAATATCAATGCCCGCGATACGGTTTCTTGGGATGGCAATGGTGTCATAGGCGGCACTGCAGTATACCCAACGGGTGTCGGTAACGCTGGCGATTTCAACATCACTACAGGGTCACTTTTTGTCAGAAACGATGCTCGACTGGGTTCGGTCACCAGAGGACAGGGAAATACAGGCAGTATAAATATTAATGCCCGTGATACAGTTTCTATGGATGGTGGCAGTTTTATAGGTAGTGGTGTAGACCCAACTGGTGTTGGTAACAGTGGTGGTATCAACATCACTACGGGGTCGCTGTCTCTCACCAATAACGCTCAAGTGGCATCTTACACGCAAGGACAGGGAAACACAGGTAGAGTGAATATTAATGCCCGCGATCGCGTCTTCTTGGATGGTACTATAATTAACGACTGTGAGTGCGGGAGTGCTATATTCAGTCAGGTGCAGCCAGGTGGTGTCGGTAACAGTGGTGGTATCAACATCACTACCGAGTCGCTATCTCTCACCAATGGCGCTGTGCTGGTGTCCGACACAGCTGGACGGGGAGATGCAGGCAGCGTAATTATCAATGCCCGCGATCGCGTCTCCATTGATGGTGCTGCGTATGGAGGCGGCAAAAGCGGTATTTCAACGCAAGTGAATTCAGGAGCTGTCGGTCAAGGAGGAAATGTTACGATCACAACGGGTTCCTTGTCTTTGACCAACGGGGGTTACATAAGCAGCGGCAATTTTGGTGGAATAGGCAATGCTGGTCGCGTTACCATTAATGCTCGTGACTCCGTACAAATTAGTGGCACAGCCCTTGTCCCTATAATGGATGACAACAACCAGAGCAGGGTGGTTAGCTTGGTGAGTCCAGGAACTGTGGGAAGTGGAGGAGACGTGAGCATCACGACAGATTCTCTATCTGTTTCCAACCAAGGGAGAATCATCACAAATACTCAGGGGCAAGGCAATGCCGGAAATATTCAGATTCAAGCCAGCGGTAGTGTCGCCTTTAATGGGGGAGATGCCATCAGCACGCTTGAGCCAAGTGGAACGGGCAGAGGAGGCAATATTGATATCACCGCGCTTACGCTCTCAGTTTTGAATAACGCTCAACTCTCTGCTGCCACCGCTGGCGACGGAGGTGCTGGCAATATTACAGTCAGTGCTGATACAGTGGGTTTGAGCGGTGGCGGGCGACTGCTGACGACGACTTCTAGTCGCGCTCATGCTGGCGACATCACAGTTAATACTCCTTCTTTGCAACTGGCTGGGGCAACTAGTGGTCTGTTTGCCGGAACCACCAGTGCTGGGGATGCCGGTAACTT
This portion of the Brasilonema sennae CENA114 genome encodes:
- a CDS encoding filamentous hemagglutinin N-terminal domain-containing protein, with the protein product MNVWDLKSWFLIGSALSVLHCAQPIAAQVVPDNTLPAAEQTQVTGNPNFQIDGGARRGGNLFHSFQSFSIPTGGSAFFNNALDVQNILTRVTGGSISNIDGLIRANGAANLFMLNPNGIVFGPNASLNIGGSFVGTTANAIRFPNGEFFSSDATQPLPSQLLTINPNALFFNQLAAQAIINRSTANNQTGLQVPAGQSLLLVGGDVRLEGGQIISPGSRVELGGLAGQGIVGLSGTALDWRLSFPDAVARSDVSLSNRSLVDVRGEDGGSIAITPRNLSLSQGSLIWVGIKDGLGNARAQAGDMQLDTTGAISIADDSFIASQVGPGSTGNAGNINITTGSLFVTENAQIGSNTQGQGNAGSININARDTVSWDGNGVIGGTAVYPTGVGNAGDFNITTGSLFVRNDARLGSVTRGQGNTGSININARDTVSMDGGSFIGSGVDPTGVGNSGGINITTGSLSLTNNAQVASYTQGQGNTGRVNINARDRVFLDGTIINDCECGSAIFSQVQPGGVGNSGGINITTESLSLTNGAVLVSDTAGRGDAGSVIINARDRVSIDGAAYGGGKSGISTQVNSGAVGQGGNVTITTGSLSLTNGGYISSGNFGGIGNAGRVTINARDSVQISGTALVPIMDDNNQSRVVSLVSPGTVGSGGDVSITTDSLSVSNQGRIITNTQGQGNAGNIQIQASGSVAFNGGDAISTLEPSGTGRGGNIDITALTLSVLNNAQLSAATAGDGGAGNITVSADTVGLSGGGRLLTTTSSRAHAGDITVNTPSLQLAGATSGLFAGTTSAGDAGNLTIQPRLNGQSVRVNLQDGAQISASTSSNGNGGRLTITAPESITLTGNGSIIAAGTGSSGNGGNLNLQTGTLGIQNQAQVTVSSSGTGSAGNLFVDANRIYLNNSGSIRADTTGGGGNINLGSRLIVLRNGSNITTNATGSNIPGGNIAIDTRFIVAVPKEDSNISANSQDFRGGNVRINAFSLFGIQPRPQLTPSSDITATGATDALSGTIDITRAEIDPTSGLVELPINLVDLSRLIAQGCPANQGNSFVITGRGGLPPTVEQQLDDDAEWQDRRLLTVAEQNPNSTRDSRTTHTPNPKSYTPIIEATGWQRTSSGEIFLVATTPEPTVQHSLKQPVNCIGKH